The following are encoded together in the Pseudomonas sp. IB20 genome:
- a CDS encoding endonuclease/exonuclease/phosphatase family protein, whose protein sequence is MRRWGTERVVGLHDPQVNEHHLETTGLPADSRLRLLSFNIQVGISTEKYRHYITRGWQHLLPHNGRAVNLQKIGHLLNDFDLVALQEVDGGSIRSGYINQVEHLAQLGAFPYWYQQLNRNLGRLAQHSNGVLSRLKPTAIEDHPLPGPKGRGAILVRFGEGPEALVVVMMHLALGGRTRNLQLAYIRELIGNYKHQVLMGDMNTHANDLLQNSPLRDLGLLAPQVEATFPSWRPQRCLDHILLSPTLTLESVQVLAQPISDHLPVAVEIRLPGSLTADALPALSPGPRGPLA, encoded by the coding sequence ATGCGCCGCTGGGGTACTGAACGCGTCGTTGGCCTGCACGACCCGCAGGTCAACGAGCACCACCTGGAAACCACAGGCCTGCCGGCAGACAGCCGCTTGCGCCTGCTCAGCTTCAATATTCAGGTGGGCATCAGTACCGAGAAGTATCGGCACTACATCACCCGTGGTTGGCAGCACCTGCTGCCACACAACGGGCGGGCCGTTAACTTGCAAAAGATCGGCCATCTGCTGAACGACTTCGACTTGGTCGCCCTGCAGGAGGTCGACGGCGGCAGCATACGCTCCGGCTATATCAACCAAGTGGAACACTTGGCCCAGCTCGGCGCGTTCCCGTACTGGTATCAGCAACTCAACCGCAACCTCGGGCGCCTGGCGCAGCACAGCAATGGTGTGCTCAGCCGCTTGAAGCCGACTGCCATCGAAGATCACCCCTTGCCAGGCCCTAAGGGCCGGGGGGCGATCCTTGTGCGTTTCGGCGAAGGCCCTGAAGCCTTGGTCGTGGTGATGATGCACCTGGCGCTCGGGGGGCGTACGCGCAACCTGCAGCTCGCCTATATTCGTGAATTGATTGGCAACTACAAACACCAGGTACTGATGGGTGACATGAACACCCATGCCAACGACCTGCTGCAGAATTCCCCGTTGCGGGACCTCGGGCTACTGGCGCCGCAAGTCGAAGCCACGTTTCCCAGCTGGCGCCCGCAACGCTGTCTTGACCATATCCTGCTTAGCCCCACCCTCACGCTCGAAAGCGTGCAGGTGCTGGCGCAGCCCATCTCCGATCACCTGCCGGTCGCGGTAGAGATTCGTCTGCCGGGTTCGCTCACGGCTGATGCATTACCCGCGTTGAGCCCAGGCCCTCGCGGACCCCTTGCATGA
- a CDS encoding homoserine kinase yields the protein MSVFTPLARPELETFLAPYGLGRLLDFQGIAAGSENTNFFISLEQGEFVLTLVERGPVAEMPFFIELLDVLHDADLPVPYALRTTDGVALRELKGKPALLQPRLAGKHIKDANAQHCAQVGDLLGHLHLATQGEKVLERKTDRGLDWMLTEGAQLISHLNDAQQRLLQDALTEIETHKAEILALPRANVHADLFRDNAMFEGTHLTGLIDFYNACSGPMLYDVAIALNDWCSDADGVIDGQRARALLGAYAGLRPFTAKEAELWPTLLRVACVRFWLSRLIAAESFAGQDVLIHDPAEFEHRLAQRQQVTIHLPFAL from the coding sequence ATGTCTGTGTTCACCCCGCTGGCTCGGCCCGAGCTGGAAACCTTTCTCGCCCCTTACGGGCTCGGCCGCCTGCTTGATTTCCAGGGGATTGCCGCCGGTAGCGAAAACACCAATTTCTTTATCAGCCTGGAACAGGGCGAGTTCGTCCTGACCCTGGTTGAACGCGGCCCGGTCGCAGAAATGCCATTCTTCATCGAACTGCTCGACGTACTTCATGACGCCGACCTGCCGGTGCCTTACGCGCTGCGCACCACCGACGGTGTGGCGCTTCGCGAGCTGAAGGGCAAACCGGCGTTGCTGCAACCGCGCCTGGCCGGCAAGCACATCAAGGACGCCAACGCCCAGCATTGCGCCCAGGTTGGCGACCTGCTCGGCCATCTGCACCTGGCCACTCAAGGCGAAAAGGTGCTGGAGCGCAAGACCGATCGCGGGCTGGATTGGATGCTCACTGAGGGTGCGCAGCTTATTTCGCACCTGAACGACGCGCAGCAGCGCCTGCTACAAGATGCGCTGACCGAGATCGAAACCCACAAGGCCGAGATCCTCGCCCTGCCACGCGCCAACGTTCACGCCGACCTGTTCCGTGACAACGCGATGTTCGAAGGCACGCATCTGACAGGGTTGATCGACTTCTACAACGCCTGCTCAGGCCCAATGCTGTATGACGTGGCGATTGCCTTGAATGACTGGTGCTCGGATGCGGACGGGGTGATCGATGGGCAACGCGCCCGTGCGCTGCTGGGCGCCTACGCGGGTCTGCGCCCGTTTACAGCCAAGGAGGCCGAGTTGTGGCCGACCCTGTTGCGCGTGGCATGCGTGCGGTTCTGGCTGTCACGCCTGATCGCCGCGGAGTCGTTTGCCGGGCAGGATGTGTTGATTCATGACCCTGCGGAGTTTGAGCATCGGCTGGCGCAGCGTCAGCAGGTAACCATCCACCTGCCGTTCGCGCTCTAA
- a CDS encoding N-acetylmuramoyl-L-alanine amidase, producing MKSFCIAFMFLLLAGCASGPRLDTSHPSVNHDNRVQFVVVHYTATNLERSLALLTHGQVSSHYLIGDDASGTIYKLVDESQRAWHAGQSEWMGRTWLNSSSIGIEIVNPGYRDTPTGRVWYPYSEAQVQSLVVLLKDISKRNGIDPKNIIGHSDIAPLRKLDPGPLFPWKRLAAEGLGIWPDAQVVARFQVQYAADLPSVTWFQEELARLGYQTPQTGELDVATRHVIAAFQMHFRPALFDGTPDAESAAILRALNRS from the coding sequence ATGAAATCCTTTTGCATCGCCTTTATGTTCCTCCTGCTCGCCGGCTGCGCCAGTGGCCCGCGCCTGGACACCAGCCACCCGTCGGTCAACCACGATAACCGCGTGCAGTTCGTGGTCGTCCATTACACCGCAACCAACCTTGAACGCTCCCTGGCGCTGTTAACCCACGGCCAGGTCAGCAGTCATTACCTGATCGGTGACGACGCCTCTGGCACCATTTACAAATTGGTGGACGAGAGCCAGCGTGCCTGGCACGCCGGGCAAAGCGAGTGGATGGGCCGTACCTGGCTCAACTCCAGCTCCATCGGTATCGAGATCGTCAACCCAGGCTATCGCGACACACCGACGGGCCGTGTCTGGTACCCGTATTCCGAGGCGCAGGTGCAGTCGTTGGTGGTGTTGCTCAAGGACATCAGCAAGCGCAATGGCATCGATCCCAAGAACATCATCGGCCATAGCGACATCGCGCCGCTGCGCAAGCTCGATCCGGGCCCGTTGTTTCCGTGGAAGCGTTTAGCGGCTGAGGGTTTGGGGATCTGGCCGGACGCGCAAGTCGTTGCTCGATTCCAAGTGCAGTACGCGGCTGACCTGCCGAGCGTCACCTGGTTCCAGGAAGAGCTGGCACGCCTGGGCTACCAGACACCGCAGACCGGCGAGTTGGATGTCGCCACACGGCATGTGATCGCGGCGTTCCAGATGCACTTCCGGCCAGCGCTGTTTGATGGCACGCCGGATGCTGAAAGTGCTGCGATATTGCGCGCATTGAACCGCAGTTAA
- the dsbA gene encoding thiol:disulfide interchange protein DsbA: MRNLILSAALVTVSLFGMTAQAADVPLEAGKTYVELANPVPVSEPGKIEVVELFWYGCPHCYAFEPTINPWAEKLPSDVNFRRIPAMFGGPWDAHGQLFLTLEAMGVEHKVHNAVFEAIQKQGKRLTKPEEMADFVATQGVDKDKFLATFNSFAIQGQIKQAKELAQKYGVQGVPSMVVNGKYRFDLGTTGGPEQTLNVADQLIAKERAAK; encoded by the coding sequence ATGCGTAATCTGATCCTCAGCGCCGCTCTCGTCACTGTCAGCCTCTTCGGCATGACCGCACAAGCTGCCGACGTGCCGCTTGAAGCCGGTAAAACCTACGTTGAATTGGCCAACCCGGTCCCGGTTTCGGAGCCAGGCAAGATCGAAGTGGTGGAGCTGTTCTGGTATGGCTGCCCGCATTGCTACGCCTTTGAGCCGACCATCAATCCATGGGCCGAAAAACTCCCGTCTGACGTTAATTTCCGTCGCATCCCGGCCATGTTCGGCGGCCCATGGGATGCCCATGGTCAGCTGTTCCTGACCCTGGAAGCCATGGGTGTGGAGCACAAAGTCCACAACGCCGTGTTCGAAGCTATCCAGAAGCAAGGTAAGCGCCTGACCAAGCCTGAAGAAATGGCTGATTTCGTCGCCACTCAAGGCGTCGACAAGGATAAGTTCCTGGCTACCTTCAACTCCTTCGCCATCCAAGGTCAGATCAAGCAGGCCAAGGAACTCGCGCAGAAATACGGCGTGCAAGGCGTACCGAGCATGGTCGTTAACGGCAAATACCGTTTCGACCTGGGCACTACCGGTGGTCCTGAGCAAACCCTCAACGTTGCCGACCAACTGATCGCCAAAGAGCGCGCAGCCAAGTAA
- a CDS encoding zinc ABC transporter substrate-binding protein ZnuA: protein MVIVSRLFPVFVVFVTSLFVAGAAQAEVKVLTSIKPLQLIAAAVQDGVAVPEVLLPPGASPHNYALRPSDVRRVQSVDLLYWIGPDMESFLPRVLKGRSLPTVAVQDLAGMKLRRFGEDSHSHADDADEHDHDHRPGSLDAHLWLSTVNARVIAARMAADLSTADPANAARYQRNVKAFDERLDALDARLKARLASVGNKPYFVFHEAFDYFEDAYGLKHTGVFSVAAEVQPGAQHVAAMRTRLQEVGKTCVFSEPPLRPRLAETLVAGLPVKLAELDALGGYTPATAQGYEQVLEKLGNDLAGCLDSL from the coding sequence GTGGTCATCGTGTCCCGACTTTTTCCTGTTTTTGTCGTATTTGTCACCAGTTTGTTCGTCGCCGGGGCGGCGCAAGCCGAGGTCAAGGTGCTGACCAGTATCAAGCCGTTGCAGTTGATCGCCGCGGCGGTGCAGGACGGCGTGGCCGTTCCAGAAGTTTTGCTGCCGCCCGGCGCGTCACCGCATAACTATGCCTTGCGCCCATCCGACGTACGGCGCGTGCAGTCGGTGGACCTGTTGTATTGGATCGGCCCGGACATGGAGAGCTTCCTGCCGCGCGTGCTCAAGGGGCGTAGTCTGCCCACCGTGGCGGTACAGGACCTTGCGGGAATGAAACTGCGTCGTTTCGGTGAAGATAGCCACTCGCATGCCGACGATGCCGACGAACACGACCACGATCACCGCCCAGGCAGCCTGGATGCGCACTTGTGGCTGTCGACGGTTAACGCGCGTGTGATTGCTGCACGCATGGCGGCTGACCTCAGCACTGCCGACCCGGCCAATGCTGCGCGGTATCAGCGCAATGTGAAGGCGTTCGATGAGCGTCTGGATGCGTTGGACGCGCGCTTGAAAGCGCGTTTGGCGAGCGTGGGCAACAAGCCTTACTTCGTGTTCCACGAAGCCTTCGATTACTTCGAGGACGCTTACGGGCTCAAGCATACCGGCGTGTTCAGCGTTGCCGCCGAAGTGCAGCCAGGCGCCCAGCATGTAGCGGCGATGCGTACGCGGTTGCAGGAAGTCGGTAAGACCTGTGTGTTCAGCGAGCCGCCGTTGCGCCCGCGTTTGGCTGAGACACTGGTGGCTGGTTTGCCGGTGAAGTTGGCGGAGTTGGATGCGTTGGGTGGTTACACGCCAGCGACGGCTCAGGGTTATGAGCAGGTGCTAGAGAAGTTGGGGAATGATCTGGCTGGGTGCCTGGACTCGCTCTAA
- the yihA gene encoding ribosome biogenesis GTP-binding protein YihA/YsxC, whose translation MQLKNPILGLCQQSTFMLSAAKVDQCPDDEGFEVAFAGRSNAGKSSALNTLTHASLARTSKTPGRTQLLNFFKLDDDRRLVDLPGYGYAKVPIPLKLHWQRHLEAYLGGRESLKGLILMMDIRHPMTDFDLLMLDWAVASGMPMHILLTKADKLTYGAAKNTLLKVQSEIRKGWGDAITIQLFSAPKRMGLEEAYTVLAGWMELADKGAEIAE comes from the coding sequence ATGCAACTCAAGAACCCCATCCTCGGCCTGTGCCAACAGTCCACGTTCATGCTCAGCGCCGCCAAAGTGGACCAATGCCCCGATGACGAAGGCTTTGAAGTCGCCTTTGCTGGCCGTTCCAACGCCGGCAAATCCAGCGCGTTGAACACCCTGACCCACGCCAGCCTGGCGCGTACCTCGAAAACCCCGGGCCGCACGCAACTTCTCAATTTCTTCAAGCTAGACGATGATCGGCGTCTGGTCGACCTGCCGGGCTACGGTTATGCAAAAGTACCCATCCCGTTGAAGCTGCACTGGCAGCGTCACCTGGAGGCTTATCTGGGTGGTCGCGAGAGTTTGAAGGGTCTGATTCTGATGATGGACATCCGTCATCCAATGACCGACTTCGACCTGTTGATGCTCGATTGGGCCGTCGCCAGCGGCATGCCGATGCATATCCTGCTGACCAAGGCCGACAAGCTGACCTACGGCGCGGCCAAGAACACGCTGCTCAAAGTGCAGTCCGAAATCCGTAAGGGTTGGGGTGATGCGATCACCATCCAGCTATTCTCAGCGCCTAAGCGCATGGGCCTGGAAGAAGCCTACACCGTGCTGGCCGGTTGGATGGAATTAGCCGACAAAGGCGCGGAAATCGCGGAATAA
- a CDS encoding ATP-binding protein, translating to MKLAMKLRTRLFLSISALITVALLGLVLGLVSVMQMAKSQESLIRSNFITLDLGLKLRQTLGDQLILMLQEKPDPEVLKTSKQQYFALLDEGIAHEQQDGRLSGFSQARVDYLNFIKAFDEAQQSSLINNKNQKLTETFNALRNGLISEHKQALENINASEHKSRDRALLIAGLLGLVGLAVLIIGFITAHGIARRFGGPIEALAKAADKIGQGDFEVTLPISSAAEMNLLTRRFGIMAEALRQHQATNVDELLAGQQRLQAVLDSIDDGLLMIDRQGRLEHLNPVAQRQLGWDEARLGQGLGEALGRAEMDEQLQLVLRGGNLERAPEDLEVEVEGELRLLTYSLTPVSHTQGHILGAVMVLHDVTEQRAFERVRSEFVLRASHELRTPVTGMHMAFGLFRERAKFPADSREADLLDTVNEEMQRLMQLINDLLNFSRYQNGLQKLTLGPCDVTDLLEHARARFTELASAQNIELLVEAQPDLPRLYADQAQLERVLDNLLGNALRHTADGGQIRLQARRHGERVIISVEDNGEGIAYGQQGRIFEPFVQVGRKKGGAGLGLALCKEIVQLHGGRMGVYSRPGQGTQFYMALPL from the coding sequence TATGCAAATGGCCAAGAGCCAGGAGTCGCTGATCCGCAGCAACTTCATCACCCTGGACCTTGGCCTCAAGCTGCGCCAGACCTTGGGCGACCAGTTGATCCTGATGTTGCAGGAGAAACCGGACCCCGAGGTGCTGAAAACCTCAAAACAGCAATACTTCGCCTTGCTGGATGAGGGCATCGCCCATGAACAGCAAGACGGCAGGCTCAGCGGGTTCAGCCAGGCACGCGTTGACTACCTGAATTTTATCAAGGCATTTGACGAGGCCCAGCAAAGCTCGCTGATCAACAATAAAAACCAAAAGCTGACCGAAACCTTTAATGCGTTGCGCAACGGCCTGATCTCCGAACACAAACAAGCCTTGGAGAATATCAACGCCAGCGAACACAAATCCCGCGACCGAGCGCTGTTGATTGCCGGTCTTCTGGGCCTGGTGGGCCTGGCGGTGTTGATCATCGGCTTCATCACCGCCCATGGCATCGCCCGGCGCTTTGGCGGGCCGATCGAAGCCTTGGCCAAAGCCGCCGACAAGATCGGGCAGGGCGATTTCGAAGTGACGCTGCCGATCTCTTCAGCAGCGGAAATGAACCTGCTGACCCGGCGCTTCGGCATCATGGCCGAAGCGTTGCGCCAGCATCAGGCGACCAATGTCGATGAATTGCTGGCTGGCCAGCAGCGCCTGCAAGCGGTGCTCGACAGCATCGACGACGGTCTGTTGATGATCGACCGCCAAGGCCGCCTGGAGCATCTCAACCCCGTCGCTCAGCGCCAGTTGGGCTGGGACGAGGCACGTTTAGGCCAGGGCCTGGGCGAGGCGCTGGGCCGCGCGGAAATGGATGAACAGTTGCAGCTAGTACTGCGCGGCGGCAACCTCGAGCGGGCGCCGGAAGATCTGGAAGTGGAGGTTGAAGGCGAACTGCGCCTGCTGACCTACAGCCTGACGCCGGTCAGCCACACCCAGGGGCATATCCTCGGGGCAGTGATGGTGTTGCATGACGTCACCGAACAGCGTGCCTTTGAGCGCGTGCGCAGCGAATTCGTGTTGCGTGCCTCCCACGAACTGCGCACGCCGGTGACCGGCATGCACATGGCCTTCGGACTGTTTCGCGAGCGGGCAAAGTTTCCGGCGGATTCCCGTGAAGCGGACTTGCTGGATACGGTCAATGAAGAAATGCAGCGCCTGATGCAGTTGATCAACGACTTGCTCAACTTTTCGCGCTACCAGAATGGCCTGCAAAAACTCACCTTGGGGCCCTGTGATGTCACCGACCTGCTGGAGCACGCACGAGCGCGTTTCACTGAGCTGGCGAGTGCTCAGAACATTGAATTGCTGGTGGAAGCCCAACCTGATTTGCCCAGGCTGTATGCAGACCAGGCTCAGCTTGAGCGTGTACTCGACAACCTGTTAGGCAACGCATTGCGCCATACCGCCGATGGCGGGCAAATTCGCCTGCAGGCACGCCGCCATGGCGAGCGCGTGATTATCAGCGTCGAAGATAACGGCGAAGGCATCGCCTACGGCCAGCAGGGGCGGATTTTCGAACCCTTCGTGCAGGTGGGCCGCAAGAAAGGCGGCGCCGGCCTGGGGCTGGCACTGTGCAAAGAGATCGTGCAACTGCACGGTGGCCGCATGGGTGTGTATTCGCGGCCGGGGCAAGGTACGCAGTTCTATATGGCGTTGCCGCTGTAG
- a CDS encoding c-type cytochrome has product MTRWLLAFGVLIPLYGAQATQDPEAVYNRVCVACHAGQLPNAPKRGDQVAWAPRLAQGMDTLVQHVTQGFKAMPPRGLCMDCSTEDYQAIIELMVSKPGR; this is encoded by the coding sequence ATGACCCGATGGTTGCTCGCTTTTGGTGTCCTGATTCCGCTTTACGGCGCTCAGGCTACACAGGATCCGGAGGCGGTGTACAACCGAGTTTGCGTGGCTTGCCATGCCGGCCAACTGCCCAATGCCCCTAAACGGGGTGACCAGGTAGCTTGGGCGCCCAGACTGGCGCAAGGTATGGACACGCTGGTGCAACACGTGACCCAGGGTTTCAAGGCAATGCCGCCGCGTGGTTTGTGCATGGACTGCAGTACTGAGGATTACCAGGCCATCATTGAGTTGATGGTGAGTAAACCCGGTAGATAA
- a CDS encoding DUF2782 domain-containing protein: protein MRTVNRLLLTGLIAFLPLAATAADTAPSGDPEVTIRTEGDRTIQEYRQNGFLYAIKVTVKGAPPYFLVRADGTDANFIRSDQPDMLIPSWKIFEWK, encoded by the coding sequence ATGCGTACAGTAAATCGCCTGTTGTTGACCGGTTTGATTGCGTTCTTGCCGCTGGCCGCCACGGCAGCTGACACCGCGCCCTCAGGAGACCCGGAAGTCACGATCCGCACCGAGGGTGACAGAACCATCCAGGAGTACCGCCAAAACGGTTTCCTGTACGCGATCAAGGTCACCGTGAAGGGCGCGCCACCGTATTTCCTGGTGCGCGCGGACGGAACCGATGCGAATTTCATTCGCTCTGACCAGCCGGATATGCTGATCCCGTCATGGAAGATTTTCGAATGGAAATGA
- the polA gene encoding DNA polymerase I — MSQAPLVLVDGSSYLYRAFHALPPLTTSKGLPTGAVKGVLNMLKSLRKQYPGSPFAVVFDAKGGTFRDDMYAEYKANRPSMPDDMRLQIEPLHQSVIALGFPLLCVEGVEADDVIGTLARSSAAADRPVVISTGDKDMAQLVDGHITLVNTMTGSAMDIEGVKEKFGVAPEQIIDYLALMGDSSDNIPGVPGIGPKTASGLLVGVNGGLKELYEQLDIVPTLPIRGAKNLPAKLEEHKAMAFLSYQLATIKIDVPLDVGLDDLHLIEPDREKLLELYTLLEFKSWIDEIQRDAKRVELKASTEAAPAAEEVIEAAAPVEASYTTILDQATFDTWLKKLNAAKLFAFDTETTGIDAQQAQLVGVSFAVQPHEAAYIPLTHSYIGAPEQLDRDTVLLALKPLLEDSTKLKVGQHAKFDMNILANCAIGGDPAQGITVRGIAFDTMLESYVLNSTATRHDMDSLAKKYLDYDTVSFQDIAGKGAKQLTFDQIALEQAGPYAAEDADVTLRLHQALHAQLAAIPSLASVLTDIEIPLVPVLARIERQGALVDKELLGIQSIELGNKMVELERQAFEIAGEEFNLGSPKQLGAILYEKLGLPVLKKTGKGQASTAEEVLAKLAEDDFLLPKVLMQYRSMSKLKSTYTDRLPEQINPRTGRIHTSYHQAVAATGRLSSSDPNLQNIPVRTAEGRRIRQAFVAPKGYKLLAADYSQIELRIMAHLSKDEGLMNAFRNDLDVHTATAAEVFKVELAEVSSNQRRSAKAINFGLIYGMGAQKLGKDIGVDTKTAKAYIDVYFARYPGVREYMERTRAQAADQGYVETFFGRRLYLPDINSNKPQERAAAERTAINAPMQGTAADIIKKAMVLVDNWLTESGLDAKVILQVHDELVLEVREDLVAEVSEKIREHMSAAAKLDVPLVIDVGVGDNWDEAH; from the coding sequence ATGAGCCAAGCCCCCCTCGTCCTGGTGGACGGTTCTTCTTATCTGTACCGCGCCTTTCACGCGCTGCCACCGCTGACCACCTCCAAAGGCCTGCCGACCGGTGCGGTCAAGGGCGTGTTGAACATGCTCAAAAGCCTGCGCAAGCAGTATCCGGGCAGCCCGTTCGCCGTCGTATTCGACGCCAAGGGTGGGACCTTTCGCGATGACATGTACGCCGAATACAAGGCCAACCGCCCGAGTATGCCCGATGACATGCGCCTGCAAATCGAGCCGCTGCACCAAAGTGTGATCGCGCTTGGCTTCCCGTTGCTGTGCGTCGAAGGCGTGGAGGCCGATGACGTAATCGGTACTTTGGCCCGCAGCAGTGCGGCGGCGGACCGCCCGGTGGTGATTTCTACCGGTGACAAAGACATGGCGCAGTTGGTCGACGGGCACATTACCTTGGTCAACACCATGACCGGTAGCGCGATGGACATTGAGGGCGTGAAGGAGAAATTCGGTGTCGCTCCGGAGCAGATCATCGATTACCTGGCGCTGATGGGCGATTCGTCGGACAACATCCCAGGCGTTCCGGGCATTGGGCCGAAGACTGCTTCCGGCCTTCTGGTGGGCGTAAACGGCGGCCTCAAAGAGCTTTATGAGCAGCTGGATATCGTACCGACCCTGCCGATCCGCGGGGCCAAGAATCTGCCGGCCAAGCTCGAAGAGCATAAGGCGATGGCATTCCTGTCCTATCAGCTGGCGACGATCAAGATCGACGTGCCGCTGGATGTGGGGCTGGACGATCTGCACCTGATCGAGCCGGACCGCGAAAAGTTGCTGGAGCTGTATACGCTGCTTGAGTTCAAGAGCTGGATTGACGAGATTCAGCGCGATGCCAAGCGTGTTGAGCTCAAGGCGTCGACTGAGGCTGCTCCGGCTGCTGAAGAAGTGATTGAGGCGGCTGCGCCGGTGGAAGCGTCTTACACCACCATCCTTGACCAGGCCACGTTCGACACTTGGCTAAAAAAGCTGAATGCCGCAAAACTGTTTGCTTTCGACACCGAAACCACCGGGATCGACGCCCAGCAGGCGCAGTTGGTAGGCGTTTCCTTTGCCGTGCAGCCGCATGAAGCAGCCTACATCCCGCTGACCCATTCCTACATCGGCGCGCCGGAGCAGTTGGATCGCGACACGGTTCTGTTGGCGTTGAAGCCGCTGCTGGAAGACTCGACCAAGCTCAAGGTCGGGCAGCACGCCAAGTTCGACATGAACATCCTGGCCAACTGCGCCATCGGTGGCGACCCTGCGCAAGGCATCACCGTGCGCGGCATTGCCTTCGACACCATGCTTGAATCCTACGTGTTGAACTCCACCGCGACCCGGCATGACATGGACAGCCTGGCCAAGAAGTACCTGGACTACGACACCGTCAGCTTCCAGGACATCGCCGGCAAAGGCGCCAAGCAGCTGACGTTCGACCAGATCGCGCTTGAGCAGGCTGGCCCGTATGCCGCCGAAGATGCCGACGTGACCCTGCGCCTGCATCAGGCCTTGCATGCACAGCTGGCGGCCATACCGAGCCTGGCCAGTGTGCTGACGGACATCGAAATACCGCTGGTGCCCGTGCTGGCGCGTATCGAGCGCCAGGGTGCGCTGGTGGATAAGGAGCTGCTGGGTATCCAGAGCATCGAACTCGGTAACAAGATGGTTGAGCTGGAGCGCCAGGCGTTCGAGATCGCTGGTGAAGAGTTCAACCTGGGTTCGCCCAAGCAGCTCGGGGCGATTCTCTATGAAAAACTTGGCTTGCCGGTACTGAAGAAGACCGGCAAGGGCCAGGCGTCCACGGCTGAGGAAGTGCTGGCCAAGTTGGCCGAAGACGACTTCCTGCTGCCCAAGGTACTGATGCAGTACCGCAGCATGAGCAAGCTGAAAAGCACTTACACCGACCGCCTGCCGGAGCAGATTAACCCGCGTACCGGGCGCATTCACACGTCTTATCATCAGGCTGTGGCCGCGACCGGGCGCTTGTCGTCCAGCGATCCGAACCTGCAGAACATCCCGGTACGTACCGCTGAAGGGCGGCGGATTCGCCAGGCGTTTGTCGCGCCAAAAGGCTACAAGCTGCTGGCGGCGGACTATTCGCAGATCGAGCTGCGGATCATGGCGCACTTGTCCAAGGACGAGGGCTTGATGAATGCGTTCCGTAACGATTTGGACGTGCACACCGCTACGGCGGCCGAGGTGTTCAAGGTTGAATTGGCTGAAGTCAGTTCCAACCAGCGTCGCAGTGCCAAGGCGATCAACTTTGGCCTGATTTACGGCATGGGCGCGCAGAAGCTGGGTAAGGACATTGGCGTCGATACCAAGACCGCCAAGGCCTACATCGATGTGTACTTCGCGCGCTACCCCGGCGTTCGCGAGTACATGGAACGCACGCGCGCCCAGGCGGCCGATCAAGGCTATGTCGAAACCTTCTTCGGGCGCCGGCTGTACTTGCCGGATATCAATTCCAACAAGCCTCAGGAGCGAGCGGCGGCCGAGCGCACGGCGATCAACGCGCCGATGCAGGGCACCGCAGCGGACATCATCAAGAAAGCCATGGTGTTGGTGGATAATTGGCTGACTGAGTCGGGCCTGGATGCCAAGGTCATCCTGCAAGTGCACGATGAACTGGTGCTGGAGGTGCGTGAGGATCTGGTTGCAGAGGTCAGCGAGAAGATCCGCGAGCACATGAGCGCGGCGGCCAAGCTGGATGTGCCTTTGGTAATAGACGTGGGCGTTGGCGATAACTGGGACGAGGCGCATTGA
- a CDS encoding c-type cytochrome: MNKLIVSLLLTLGITGVAHAAGDATAGQAKAAVCGACHGPDGNSPAPNFPKLAGQGERYLTKQMHDIKDGKRTVLEMTGLLTNLSDQDLADIAAYFASQKGSVGAADPKLVDKGQALFQGGKLAEDQPIGGMPACKACHIAGGSGLAEAGFPHLSGQHAQYTAKQLKEFREKVRYIDGDASNKMMTDIAAKLSDKDIEALSSYIQGLH, from the coding sequence ATGAACAAACTGATCGTGAGTCTGCTGTTGACCTTGGGCATCACCGGTGTTGCCCATGCTGCAGGCGACGCTACAGCGGGCCAGGCGAAAGCCGCCGTTTGTGGTGCTTGCCATGGACCGGATGGCAATAGCCCGGCGCCGAACTTCCCCAAACTGGCCGGCCAGGGTGAGCGTTACCTGACCAAGCAGATGCACGACATCAAGGATGGCAAGCGCACGGTGTTGGAAATGACCGGCCTGCTGACTAACCTCAGCGATCAGGACCTGGCGGACATCGCGGCGTATTTTGCCAGCCAGAAGGGCAGTGTGGGAGCTGCCGATCCGAAGCTGGTCGACAAAGGCCAGGCGTTGTTTCAGGGTGGCAAGCTCGCTGAAGACCAGCCCATCGGCGGCATGCCCGCCTGTAAGGCTTGCCACATCGCAGGCGGCAGTGGCCTGGCAGAGGCTGGCTTCCCTCACCTGAGTGGTCAGCACGCCCAATACACCGCCAAGCAATTGAAGGAATTCCGCGAGAAGGTTCGCTACATCGATGGCGATGCCAGCAACAAAATGATGACTGACATTGCGGCAAAGCTGTCGGATAAAGATATTGAAGCACTGTCCAGCTATATCCAGGGCCTGCACTGA